A portion of the bacterium genome contains these proteins:
- a CDS encoding DinB family protein translates to MAVRDSMLPEYDQEIATTRRFLERIPERDAGWRPHAKSMPLGDLAVHIAALPWWLAMTLTTTEVDVATMPQPPAFATTAELLARFDANAAAGRAALARATEADLALAWSLRSGAQVFFTAPRGAVLRSFVLSHLIHHRAQLGVYLRLRDVPLPFCYGPSADSAG, encoded by the coding sequence ATGGCAGTGAGGGATTCCATGCTCCCCGAGTACGACCAGGAGATCGCGACGACCCGCAGGTTTCTCGAGCGCATCCCCGAGCGCGACGCGGGCTGGAGACCGCACGCGAAGTCGATGCCGTTGGGCGATCTGGCGGTCCACATCGCCGCCCTCCCCTGGTGGCTGGCGATGACGCTGACGACCACCGAGGTGGACGTGGCCACGATGCCGCAGCCCCCCGCCTTCGCCACCACCGCCGAGCTGCTGGCGCGCTTCGACGCCAACGCCGCCGCGGGCCGCGCCGCGCTGGCGCGCGCGACCGAAGCCGACCTGGCCTTGGCGTGGTCGCTCAGGAGCGGCGCGCAGGTCTTCTTCACGGCGCCGCGGGGTGCGGTCCTGCGCTCCTTCGTCCTCAGCCACCTGATCCACCACCGCGCGCAGCTCGGCGTCTACCTGCGGCTGCGGGACGTGCCGCTGCCGTTCTGCTACGGGCCGTCGGCCGACAGCGCGGGCTGA
- a CDS encoding CpXC domain-containing protein, which yields MSIKRDEEIPCPRCGRTETITLWESIDAEPDPEAREALFEAKINRFDCPGCEFDAIVPVPLLYHDRRRQFLVQHFPFGLLDEEEFVGRFTSDGRDRRVLDAFREAMAAKKIPPGAEPAEPHLVFDMAELVRYILFRERVFDRCAAQEKAEGKDETPDVP from the coding sequence ATGTCCATCAAGCGAGACGAGGAGATCCCGTGCCCGCGCTGCGGGCGGACGGAGACCATCACGCTCTGGGAGTCGATCGACGCGGAGCCCGACCCGGAGGCGCGCGAGGCGCTCTTCGAGGCGAAGATCAACCGCTTCGACTGCCCCGGGTGCGAGTTCGACGCGATCGTCCCGGTGCCGCTGCTCTACCACGACCGGCGGCGGCAGTTCCTCGTGCAGCACTTCCCGTTCGGGTTGCTCGATGAAGAGGAGTTCGTGGGCCGGTTCACGTCCGACGGGCGTGACCGGCGGGTGCTCGATGCCTTCCGGGAGGCCATGGCGGCGAAGAAGATCCCGCCCGGCGCGGAGCCGGCAGAGCCGCACCTGGTCTTCGACATGGCGGAGCTGGTGCGCTACATCCTGTTTCGCGAGCGGGTCTTCGACCGCTGCGCAGCCCAGGAGAAGGCCGAGGGGAAGGACGAGACTCCGGATGTACCATGA